Proteins encoded in a region of the Streptomyces sp. NBC_00258 genome:
- a CDS encoding RNA polymerase sigma factor, translating into MPESSERGRPERDGSNVPAVPLNVFGTDSGKAVVPVPLPHASAATFLEVAPVQTQTLTQTDNTGDTDADSDVIAAVPPQSRAAHHPETAADPEGSQAEPDESPVMLVETEAPEPVEVPRGRTDTGGPSSDLFRQYLREIGRIPLLTAAEEVELARRVEAGLFAEERLRLASDLDSQLALDLDKLVVMGRMAKRRLIEANLRLVVSVAKRYVGRGLTMLDLVQEGNLGLIRAVEKFDYARGYKFSTYATWWIRQAMSRALADQARTIRVPVHVVELINRVVRVQRRMLQERGYEPTPEEVAAHLDLPSERVSEVLRLAQEPVSLHAPVGEEDDVALGDLIEDGDATSPVESAAFLLLREHLEAVLSTLGERERKVVQLRYGLADGRPRTLEEIGRIFGVTRERIRQIESKTLNKLRDHAFADQLRGYLD; encoded by the coding sequence GTGCCTGAGTCCTCGGAGCGCGGCCGACCCGAACGCGACGGGTCCAATGTCCCCGCGGTTCCGCTCAACGTGTTCGGGACGGACAGCGGCAAGGCCGTCGTCCCCGTCCCGCTGCCGCACGCCTCAGCAGCGACATTCCTGGAGGTCGCCCCCGTGCAGACCCAGACCCTCACCCAGACCGACAACACCGGCGACACGGACGCGGATTCCGACGTCATCGCGGCCGTACCGCCGCAGAGCCGTGCCGCGCACCACCCCGAGACGGCGGCGGATCCGGAGGGCTCGCAGGCCGAGCCCGACGAGTCGCCCGTCATGCTCGTGGAGACCGAGGCGCCGGAGCCGGTGGAAGTGCCCCGCGGGCGTACGGACACCGGTGGGCCCTCGTCCGACCTGTTCCGCCAGTACCTGCGGGAGATCGGCCGGATCCCGCTGCTCACCGCCGCGGAGGAGGTGGAGCTGGCGCGTCGGGTCGAGGCCGGCCTCTTCGCCGAGGAGCGGCTGCGTCTGGCTTCCGACCTGGACAGCCAACTCGCCCTGGACCTCGACAAGTTGGTGGTCATGGGCCGGATGGCCAAACGCCGGCTCATCGAGGCGAACCTCCGGCTGGTCGTCTCCGTCGCCAAGCGGTACGTGGGGCGCGGGCTGACCATGCTCGATCTCGTCCAGGAGGGAAACCTGGGGTTGATCAGGGCGGTCGAGAAGTTCGACTACGCCCGTGGGTACAAGTTCTCGACGTACGCGACCTGGTGGATCCGCCAGGCCATGTCCAGGGCCCTCGCCGACCAGGCCCGGACGATCCGGGTGCCCGTCCACGTGGTCGAGTTGATCAACCGGGTGGTGCGGGTGCAGCGGCGGATGCTGCAGGAGCGGGGGTACGAGCCGACGCCGGAGGAGGTCGCTGCGCATTTGGATCTCCCCAGTGAACGGGTCAGCGAGGTCCTGCGGCTGGCCCAGGAGCCGGTGTCCCTCCACGCGCCTGTGGGCGAGGAGGACGATGTGGCTCTCGGGGACCTCATCGAGGACGGGGACGCGACGAGTCCTGTGGAGTCGGCGGCGTTCCTGCTCCTGAGGGAGCACCTGGAGGCGGTCCTCTCGACCCTCGGGGAGCGCGAGCGGAAGGTGGTCCAACTCCGCTACGGCCTGGCGGACGGCCGTCCCCGCACGCTGGAGGAGATAGGCCGCATCTTCGGCGTCACCCGCGAGCGCATCCGCCAGATCGAATCCAAGACGTTGAACAAACTCCGAGACCACGCCTTCGCAGACCAACTGCGGGGCTACCTGGACTGA
- a CDS encoding NAD(P)/FAD-dependent oxidoreductase has translation MVDADQTFVIVGGGLAGAKAAETLRAEGFTGRVILICDERDHPYERPPLSKGYLLGKEERDSVFVHEPAWYARNDIELHLGQTVDAIDRTARTVRFGDDGTLVHYDKLLLVTGSEPRRLDIPGTDLAGVHHLRRLAHAERLKHVLTALGRDNGHLVIAGAGWIGLEVAAAAREYGAEVTVVEPGPTPLHSVLGPELGQLFTELHREHGVRFHFGARLTEITGQDGMVLAARTDDGEEHPAHDVLAAIGAAPRTGLAEAAGLTMVDRAQGGGIAVDEQLRTSDPDIYAAGDVAAFHHALFDTRLRVEHWANALNGGPAAARAMLGRELTYDRVPYFFSDQYDVGLEYSGWAPPGTYDQVVIRGDAGKREFIAFWVKEGRVLAGMNVNVWDVTDPIQQLIRNRTQVDTEALADPHVPLDSLVS, from the coding sequence GTGGTCGACGCAGATCAGACATTCGTCATCGTCGGAGGCGGGCTGGCCGGCGCGAAGGCGGCCGAGACGCTCCGGGCGGAGGGCTTCACCGGCCGCGTGATACTGATCTGCGACGAGCGCGACCACCCGTACGAACGCCCGCCGCTGTCCAAGGGCTATCTGCTCGGCAAGGAGGAGCGCGACAGCGTCTTCGTCCACGAGCCCGCCTGGTACGCGCGCAACGACATCGAGCTGCACCTCGGCCAGACCGTCGACGCCATCGACCGGACCGCCAGGACCGTCCGCTTCGGTGACGACGGCACTCTCGTCCACTACGACAAACTGCTGCTGGTGACCGGCTCCGAACCGCGCCGCCTCGACATCCCGGGCACGGACCTCGCGGGCGTCCACCACCTGCGGCGCCTCGCCCACGCGGAGCGCCTCAAGCACGTACTGACCGCCCTCGGCCGGGACAACGGCCACCTCGTCATCGCGGGCGCGGGCTGGATCGGCCTGGAAGTCGCCGCGGCCGCCCGTGAGTACGGCGCCGAGGTCACCGTCGTCGAGCCCGGGCCGACCCCGCTGCACTCGGTCCTCGGCCCCGAGCTCGGCCAGCTCTTCACCGAGCTGCACCGCGAGCACGGCGTCCGCTTCCACTTCGGCGCCCGGCTCACCGAGATCACCGGCCAGGACGGCATGGTCCTGGCGGCCCGCACGGACGACGGCGAGGAACACCCCGCGCACGACGTCCTGGCCGCCATCGGCGCCGCCCCGCGCACCGGGCTCGCCGAGGCCGCGGGCCTCACGATGGTCGACCGCGCGCAGGGTGGCGGCATCGCGGTCGACGAGCAGCTGCGCACCTCCGACCCCGACATCTACGCGGCCGGTGACGTGGCCGCCTTCCACCACGCGCTGTTCGACACCCGCCTGCGCGTCGAGCACTGGGCGAACGCCCTGAACGGCGGCCCGGCGGCGGCCCGCGCGATGCTGGGCCGCGAGCTGACGTACGACAGGGTGCCCTATTTCTTCTCCGACCAGTACGACGTAGGGCTCGAGTACTCGGGCTGGGCGCCCCCGGGCACGTACGACCAAGTGGTGATCCGGGGAGACGCGGGCAAGCGCGAGTTCATCGCCTTCTGGGTGAAGGAAGGACGGGTGCTGGCCGGGATGAACGTGAATGTGTGGGACGTCACGGACCCGATCCAACAACTGATCCGGAACCGGACCCAGGTGGACACGGAGGCACTCGCGGACCCGCACGTTCCGCTGGACAGTCTGGTCTCATGA
- a CDS encoding sirohydrochlorin chelatase gives MTASNFPRDESKPRPGGQPQRGAHLDSTAQLMNRITSQLGSQLSLVSLDGTRRPAPPALVLVGHGSRDPRALSTVRALLDRIRDLRPGVPVHLGHIELNEPLLPDTLAGLGTGDAVLVPLLLSRGYHVKQDIPEAAAAARAHARVAAPLGPHPLLVETLYERLTEAGWRAPRDEAERRASGVVLAAAGSRDPDAAVDTRRTASLLAGRLGVPVVPAYASAAAPTVPEAVRALTARGRHRVAVASYFTAPGRFSTECAAAAPWIAAAPLGAHPSMARLILHRYDQALATAIAETPALASA, from the coding sequence ATGACGGCGTCGAACTTTCCTCGCGACGAGTCCAAGCCCCGCCCCGGCGGCCAGCCGCAGCGTGGCGCCCACCTCGACAGTACGGCGCAACTCATGAACCGGATCACCAGCCAGCTCGGCAGTCAGCTCAGCCTCGTGTCCCTCGACGGCACCCGGCGTCCAGCCCCGCCCGCGCTCGTCCTCGTGGGCCACGGCAGCCGCGACCCGCGCGCCCTGAGCACCGTCCGGGCCCTCCTGGACCGGATCCGCGACCTGCGCCCCGGCGTGCCCGTGCACCTGGGGCACATCGAGCTGAACGAGCCCCTGCTGCCCGACACGCTCGCGGGCCTCGGCACCGGCGACGCCGTCCTCGTACCGCTGCTGCTCAGCCGTGGCTACCACGTCAAGCAGGACATCCCCGAGGCCGCGGCCGCCGCGCGGGCGCACGCCCGGGTCGCCGCACCGCTCGGCCCGCACCCGCTGCTCGTGGAGACGCTGTACGAGCGCCTGACGGAGGCCGGCTGGCGGGCGCCCCGGGACGAGGCGGAGCGCCGGGCGAGCGGGGTCGTGCTCGCCGCCGCCGGATCCCGCGACCCCGACGCGGCCGTCGACACCCGCCGCACCGCGAGCCTCCTGGCCGGACGGCTCGGCGTCCCCGTCGTGCCCGCGTACGCCTCCGCCGCGGCGCCCACCGTCCCCGAAGCCGTACGCGCCCTCACCGCCCGCGGCCGCCACCGCGTCGCCGTCGCCTCCTACTTCACGGCCCCCGGCCGCTTCTCCACCGAGTGCGCGGCGGCAGCCCCCTGGATCGCGGCGGCCCCCCTGGGCGCCCACCCGTCAATGGCCCGCCTGATCCTGCACCGCTACGACCAGGCGCTGGCGACCGCGATCGCCGAGACACCAGCCCTGGCTTCGGCCTAA
- a CDS encoding deoxyguanosinetriphosphate triphosphohydrolase encodes MEGTSTDTTRTPHEHHIAPPGYDPTSVDRWATEPDKRPGRTAFQRDRARVLHSSALRRLAGKTQVVTPGTRSQVWDASPRTRLTHSLECAQVGRELGAALGCDPDLVEAACLSHDLGHPPFGHNGEQALNEFAEDCGGFEGNAQSLRLLTRIEPKRFVTSEASGDLVSVGLNLTRAALDAATKYPWPRGAHPTDPKSPKFGVYDDDRPVFDWVRKGAPGTRTTFEAQVMDWADDVAYSVHDVEDGLHAGHIDPNCLHAEPERQEIFAVAVGRYVPVDTDPAELGEALDRLLDQEWWPHGYDGSAVAQARLKDATSQLIGRFCLAAEGATRAAYGTGRLTRYEAELVVPRAARLECAVLKAVADRYVMQRAEQERLRADQRVVVAELAEALTARAPDGLDPQFRALFDQAPDDRARKRVIVDQIASLTDASARSLHARLTG; translated from the coding sequence ATGGAAGGCACCAGCACCGACACCACCCGAACCCCGCACGAGCACCACATCGCACCCCCCGGCTACGACCCCACGTCAGTGGACCGTTGGGCCACGGAACCGGACAAACGCCCCGGCCGCACCGCCTTCCAGCGCGACCGCGCCCGCGTTCTGCACTCCTCGGCCCTGCGCCGCCTCGCCGGCAAGACCCAGGTCGTCACACCCGGCACCCGGAGCCAGGTCTGGGACGCGAGCCCCCGCACCCGCCTGACCCACTCCCTGGAGTGCGCCCAGGTCGGCCGCGAGCTGGGCGCCGCCCTCGGCTGCGACCCCGACCTCGTCGAGGCGGCCTGTCTCTCCCACGACCTGGGCCACCCGCCCTTCGGGCACAACGGCGAGCAGGCTCTGAACGAGTTCGCGGAGGACTGCGGCGGCTTCGAGGGCAACGCGCAGTCGCTCAGACTGCTCACCCGCATCGAACCCAAGCGCTTCGTGACAAGCGAAGCGAGCGGCGACCTCGTCAGCGTCGGCCTCAACCTCACCCGCGCCGCCCTGGACGCCGCCACCAAGTACCCCTGGCCGCGCGGTGCCCACCCGACCGACCCGAAGTCCCCGAAATTCGGGGTCTACGACGACGACCGCCCCGTCTTCGACTGGGTCCGCAAGGGCGCCCCCGGAACCCGCACCACCTTCGAGGCCCAGGTCATGGACTGGGCCGACGACGTGGCGTACTCCGTGCACGACGTCGAGGACGGCCTCCACGCGGGCCACATCGACCCCAACTGCCTGCACGCGGAGCCCGAGCGGCAGGAGATCTTCGCGGTCGCCGTCGGGCGGTACGTCCCGGTGGACACCGACCCCGCCGAGCTCGGCGAAGCCCTCGACCGCCTCCTGGACCAGGAGTGGTGGCCGCACGGCTACGACGGTTCCGCGGTCGCGCAGGCCCGGCTGAAGGACGCCACCAGCCAGCTCATCGGCCGGTTCTGCCTCGCCGCGGAGGGCGCCACGCGCGCGGCGTACGGGACGGGCCGGCTCACTCGGTACGAGGCCGAGCTGGTCGTCCCGCGCGCGGCCCGACTGGAGTGCGCGGTCCTCAAGGCGGTCGCCGACCGGTACGTCATGCAGCGCGCCGAGCAGGAGCGGCTCCGCGCCGACCAGCGCGTCGTCGTCGCCGAGCTGGCGGAGGCGCTCACCGCCCGCGCGCCGGACGGTCTGGACCCGCAGTTTCGAGCCCTGTTCGACCAGGCGCCGGACGACCGTGCCCGCAAGCGGGTGATCGTCGACCAGATCGCGTCCCTGACGGACGCCTCCGCGCGATCACTGCATGCGAGGCTCACGGGGTAG
- a CDS encoding ABC transporter ATP-binding protein, whose product MLIRLLRTYLTPYKKPIALLVLLQFLQTCATLYLPTLNADIIDNGVVDGDTGYILTFGALMIGISLAQVVCNIGAVYYGARTASAVGRDIRAGIFDRVQSFSAREVGHFGAPSLITRTTNDVQQVQMLTLMTFTLLVSAPIMCVGGIVLALGLDVPLSGVLLAVVPVLGISVSLIVRRLRPLFRTMQVRLDTVNRVLREQITGNRVIRAFVRDGYEEERFRKANADLTEVSLGTGRMLALMFPIVMTVVNVSSIAVVWFGAHRIDSGGMQIGALTAFLAYLMQIVMSVMMATFMFMMVPRAEVCAERIQEVLDTSSSVVPPKAPVLELRRHGHLEIRGAGFRYPGAEEPVLRTIDLVALPGETTAVIGSTGSGKSTLLGLVPRLFDATDGQVLVDGVDVRTVEPRLLARTVGLVPQKPYLFAGTVATNLRYGNPDATDEELWHALEVAQAKGFVEGLENGLDATIAQGGTNVSGGQRQRLAIARTLVQRPEIYLFDDSFSALDYATDAALRRALAQETAEATVVIVAQRVSTIRDADRIVVLDEGRVVGTGRHHELMAENETYREIVLSQLTEAEAA is encoded by the coding sequence GTGCTCATACGACTCCTGCGTACCTATCTCACGCCCTACAAGAAACCCATCGCGCTGCTCGTACTGCTGCAGTTCCTGCAGACCTGCGCCACGCTCTACCTGCCCACGCTGAACGCGGACATCATCGACAACGGTGTCGTCGACGGCGACACGGGCTACATCCTGACCTTCGGCGCCCTGATGATCGGCATCTCGCTGGCCCAGGTCGTCTGCAACATCGGGGCCGTCTACTACGGCGCCCGTACGGCCTCCGCGGTCGGCCGGGACATCCGGGCCGGCATCTTCGACCGGGTGCAGTCGTTCTCCGCGCGTGAGGTCGGCCACTTCGGGGCGCCGTCGCTGATCACCCGCACGACGAACGACGTGCAGCAGGTGCAGATGCTCACCCTGATGACGTTCACGCTGCTGGTGTCGGCGCCGATCATGTGCGTGGGCGGCATCGTCCTCGCGCTCGGGCTCGACGTACCGCTGTCCGGGGTGCTGCTCGCCGTCGTGCCGGTGCTCGGGATCTCGGTGAGTCTCATCGTGCGCCGGCTGCGGCCGCTGTTCCGCACGATGCAGGTGCGGCTCGACACGGTGAACCGGGTGCTGCGCGAGCAGATCACCGGCAACCGCGTCATCCGGGCCTTCGTGCGCGACGGCTACGAGGAGGAGCGTTTCCGGAAGGCGAACGCCGACCTCACCGAGGTGTCGCTGGGCACCGGGCGGATGCTGGCGCTGATGTTCCCCATCGTCATGACGGTGGTGAACGTGTCGTCGATCGCGGTGGTGTGGTTCGGCGCCCACCGGATCGACAGCGGCGGGATGCAGATCGGCGCGCTGACCGCGTTCCTCGCCTACCTGATGCAGATCGTCATGTCCGTGATGATGGCCACCTTCATGTTCATGATGGTGCCGCGCGCGGAGGTGTGTGCCGAGCGCATCCAGGAGGTCCTGGACACCTCCAGCAGTGTGGTCCCGCCGAAGGCACCGGTCCTGGAGCTGCGGCGGCACGGCCATCTGGAGATCCGGGGTGCCGGGTTCCGCTACCCGGGTGCCGAGGAGCCGGTACTGAGGACCATCGACCTGGTGGCCCTGCCGGGTGAGACCACCGCCGTGATCGGCTCGACCGGCAGCGGCAAGTCCACGCTCCTCGGCCTGGTCCCCCGGCTGTTCGACGCCACCGACGGCCAGGTGCTGGTGGACGGCGTCGACGTACGCACGGTCGAGCCGCGGCTGCTCGCGCGCACGGTGGGCCTCGTACCGCAGAAGCCGTACCTCTTCGCGGGCACGGTGGCGACCAACCTCCGGTACGGCAATCCGGACGCGACCGACGAGGAGCTGTGGCACGCGCTGGAGGTGGCGCAGGCCAAGGGCTTCGTGGAGGGTCTGGAGAACGGTCTCGACGCGACGATCGCGCAGGGCGGGACGAATGTGTCGGGCGGCCAGCGGCAGCGGCTCGCCATCGCCCGGACCCTTGTGCAGCGCCCCGAGATCTACCTCTTCGACGACTCCTTCTCGGCGCTCGACTACGCCACGGACGCGGCGTTGCGGAGGGCGCTCGCGCAGGAGACCGCCGAGGCGACGGTCGTGATCGTCGCCCAGCGGGTGTCGACCATCCGTGACGCCGACCGGATCGTGGTCCTCGACGAGGGCCGGGTCGTCGGCACGGGCCGCCACCACGAGCTGATGGCGGAGAACGAGACATACCGGGAGATCGTGCTCTCCCAGCTGACGGAAGCGGAGGCAGCCTGA
- the dnaG gene encoding DNA primase: MAGRINDEDVKAVRDAVPIDAVVSEYLQLRNAGGGNLKGLCPFHDEKSPSFQVSPSKGLFHCFGCQEGGDTITFVMKVDHLTFSESVERLAAQAGITLRYEEGGYNPSHQRGERIRLVEAHKIAAQFYIEQLDTGSEADTGRKFLAERGFDQAAATHFGVGYSPQGWDHLTRYLRGKGFSDKEILLSGLSQEGRRGPIDRFRGRLMWPIRDIGGEVVGFGARKLYESDNGPKYLNTPDTPIYRKSQVLYGIDLAKKDIAKSSRAVVVEGYTDVMACHLAGITTAIATCGTAFGGDHIKILRRLLMDNGSARVIFTFDGDSAGQKAALRAFEDDQKFAAETYIAIAPDGMDPCELRLAKGDAAVADLVEPRTPLFEFALRQIILRYDLETPAGRAAALDEAAPIVARIKNSGAQHEVAVQLAGMLGILDTQFVVKRVAQLARWARDRGGKGPAPASTGRPPQSYENSGPRPSSGPALTLRNPVFATERELLKLALQRPELVSPAFDAYGVDEFTAPPYAAVRETIIEAGGAEYGVQDPQEYLVRVREAASDDAVRAMVTELAVEAIMRKTVDEHYAGEQLVTVRRRAVERRVRDVQGALARASAQGDPAQLAAVQNELWVLQQYDQALREKGAGAL, translated from the coding sequence GTGGCTGGAAGGATCAACGACGAGGACGTGAAGGCTGTTCGGGACGCGGTCCCGATCGACGCCGTGGTCTCGGAGTACCTCCAGCTGCGCAACGCGGGCGGCGGAAACCTCAAGGGTCTCTGCCCCTTCCACGACGAGAAGTCGCCCTCCTTCCAGGTCAGCCCGAGCAAGGGGCTCTTCCACTGCTTCGGCTGCCAGGAGGGCGGCGACACCATCACGTTCGTGATGAAGGTCGACCACCTCACCTTCTCGGAGTCGGTCGAGCGCCTCGCCGCCCAGGCAGGCATCACCCTGCGGTACGAGGAGGGCGGCTACAACCCCTCCCACCAGCGCGGCGAGCGCATCCGCCTGGTCGAGGCCCACAAGATCGCCGCCCAGTTCTACATCGAGCAGCTCGACACCGGCTCCGAGGCCGACACCGGCCGAAAGTTCCTCGCCGAGCGCGGTTTCGACCAGGCCGCGGCCACCCACTTCGGCGTCGGCTACAGCCCCCAGGGCTGGGACCACCTCACCCGCTACCTCCGCGGCAAGGGCTTCAGCGACAAGGAGATCCTCCTCTCCGGCCTCTCCCAGGAGGGCCGCCGAGGCCCCATCGACCGCTTCCGCGGCCGCCTCATGTGGCCGATCCGCGACATCGGCGGCGAGGTCGTCGGCTTCGGCGCCCGAAAGCTGTACGAGTCGGACAACGGCCCGAAGTACCTGAACACACCCGACACGCCGATCTACCGAAAGTCCCAGGTCCTCTACGGCATCGACCTCGCCAAGAAGGACATCGCCAAGAGCAGCCGGGCGGTCGTGGTCGAGGGCTACACGGACGTGATGGCCTGCCACCTCGCCGGCATCACCACCGCCATCGCCACCTGCGGCACGGCCTTCGGCGGCGACCACATCAAGATCCTTCGACGGCTCCTGATGGACAACGGCTCGGCGCGCGTGATCTTCACCTTCGACGGCGACTCGGCCGGGCAGAAAGCGGCCCTGCGGGCCTTCGAGGACGACCAGAAGTTCGCCGCCGAGACGTACATCGCGATCGCCCCTGACGGCATGGACCCCTGCGAGCTGCGCCTCGCGAAGGGCGACGCGGCGGTCGCCGACCTGGTCGAACCGCGCACCCCGCTCTTCGAGTTCGCCCTGCGCCAGATCATCCTGCGGTACGACCTGGAGACCCCCGCGGGCCGAGCGGCCGCGCTCGACGAGGCCGCCCCGATCGTCGCCCGCATCAAGAACAGCGGCGCCCAGCACGAGGTCGCCGTCCAGCTCGCGGGCATGCTCGGCATCCTCGACACGCAGTTCGTCGTCAAGCGTGTCGCCCAGCTGGCCCGCTGGGCCCGTGACCGCGGCGGCAAGGGCCCCGCGCCCGCAAGCACCGGCCGCCCCCCGCAGAGTTACGAGAACAGCGGACCCAGGCCGTCCTCCGGCCCCGCCCTGACCCTCCGCAACCCCGTGTTCGCCACCGAGCGCGAGCTCCTCAAACTCGCCCTCCAGCGCCCCGAGCTGGTCTCCCCGGCCTTCGACGCGTACGGCGTGGACGAGTTCACCGCCCCGCCCTACGCGGCCGTCCGCGAGACGATCATCGAGGCGGGCGGCGCGGAGTACGGCGTCCAGGACCCGCAGGAGTACCTGGTCCGCGTCCGCGAGGCCGCCTCGGACGACGCCGTCCGCGCCATGGTCACCGAGCTGGCCGTCGAGGCCATCATGCGCAAGACCGTCGACGAGCACTACGCGGGCGAGCAGCTGGTCACCGTCCGCCGCCGCGCCGTCGAGCGCCGCGTCCGGGACGTCCAGGGCGCCCTCGCCCGCGCCAGCGCCCAGGGCGACCCGGCCCAGCTGGCCGCCGTACAGAACGAGTTGTGGGTGCTCCAGCAGTACGACCAGGCCCTGCGCGAGAAGGGCGCGGGCGCGCTCTGA
- a CDS encoding ABC transporter ATP-binding protein — protein sequence MAGPMGRMMAGTGPDHHSMDFKGSGKRLLAHFKPERTTLYVMLVAVVFSVGLSVLGPKILGRATDLVFAGVVGREMPAGQTKAEALAAMRERGDGGMADMLSGTDFTPGKGIDFGAVGEVLLLALVAFLVAGLLMTVATRLVNRAVNKTMYNMREDVQTKLSRLPLSYFDKRQRGEVLSRATNDIDNIGQTLQQSMGQLVNSLLTIVGVLAMMFWVSWLLALVALVTVPLSFVVATRVGKRSQPHFVQQWRTTGKLNAHIEEMYTGHNLVKVFGRQDESAAQFAEENEKLYEAGFRAQFNSGVMQPLMMFVSNLNYVLVAVVGGLRVASGALSIGDVQAFIQYSRQFSMPLTQVASMANLVQSGVASAERIFELLDAEEQEADPVTGARPEELRGRVALEGVSFRYDPEKPLIEDLSLKVEPGHTVAIVGPTGAGKTTLVNLLMRFYEVTGGRITLDGVDIAKMSRDELRAGIGMVLQDTWLFGGSIAENIAYGASREVTRGEIEEAARAAHADRFVRTLPDGYDTVIDDEGSGVSAGEKQLITIARAFLSDPVILVLDEATSSVDTRTEVLIQKAMAKLAHGRTSFVIAHRLSTIRDADTILVMENGSIVEQGAHTDLLAANGAYARLYKAQFAEAVVEVD from the coding sequence ATGGCCGGGCCCATGGGGCGGATGATGGCCGGGACGGGCCCCGACCATCACTCGATGGACTTCAAGGGGTCCGGGAAGCGGCTGCTGGCGCATTTCAAGCCGGAACGCACCACTCTGTACGTGATGCTCGTCGCCGTGGTGTTCAGCGTCGGCCTGTCGGTCCTCGGGCCGAAGATCCTGGGCCGGGCCACCGACCTCGTCTTCGCCGGGGTCGTCGGACGGGAGATGCCCGCGGGGCAGACGAAGGCCGAGGCCCTCGCGGCGATGCGGGAGCGCGGCGACGGCGGCATGGCCGACATGCTCTCCGGGACGGACTTCACCCCGGGCAAGGGCATCGACTTCGGCGCGGTCGGCGAGGTGCTGCTGCTCGCTCTCGTGGCGTTCCTGGTGGCCGGTCTGCTGATGACCGTGGCGACGCGGCTGGTGAACCGGGCCGTCAACAAGACGATGTACAACATGCGCGAGGACGTGCAGACGAAGCTGTCGCGGCTGCCGCTGTCGTACTTCGACAAGCGGCAGCGCGGTGAGGTGCTCAGCCGCGCCACGAACGACATCGACAACATCGGGCAGACCCTCCAGCAGTCGATGGGCCAGCTGGTCAACTCGCTGCTGACGATCGTCGGTGTGCTGGCGATGATGTTCTGGGTGTCGTGGCTGCTCGCGCTCGTCGCGCTGGTCACCGTGCCGCTGTCGTTCGTCGTCGCCACCCGGGTGGGCAAGCGGTCGCAGCCGCACTTCGTGCAGCAGTGGCGGACCACCGGCAAGCTCAACGCGCACATCGAGGAGATGTACACCGGCCACAACCTCGTCAAGGTCTTCGGGCGGCAGGACGAGTCGGCGGCACAGTTCGCCGAGGAGAACGAGAAGCTGTACGAGGCCGGGTTCCGGGCGCAGTTCAACAGCGGGGTCATGCAGCCGCTGATGATGTTCGTGTCGAACCTGAACTATGTGCTGGTGGCCGTGGTCGGCGGTCTGCGCGTCGCGTCGGGCGCCCTCTCGATCGGTGACGTCCAGGCCTTCATCCAGTACTCCCGGCAGTTCTCCATGCCGCTCACCCAGGTCGCCTCGATGGCGAACCTCGTGCAGTCCGGGGTCGCTTCGGCGGAGCGGATCTTCGAACTGCTGGACGCGGAGGAGCAGGAGGCCGACCCGGTGACGGGCGCGCGTCCGGAGGAACTCCGGGGCCGGGTGGCGCTGGAGGGGGTCTCCTTCCGGTACGACCCGGAGAAGCCGCTCATCGAGGACCTGTCGCTGAAGGTGGAGCCGGGGCACACGGTCGCCATCGTCGGGCCGACGGGCGCCGGCAAGACCACGCTCGTGAACCTGCTGATGCGGTTCTACGAGGTCACGGGCGGGCGTATCACCCTCGACGGGGTCGACATCGCGAAGATGTCCCGGGACGAACTGCGGGCCGGGATCGGCATGGTGCTGCAGGACACCTGGCTGTTCGGCGGTTCGATCGCGGAGAACATCGCGTACGGGGCCTCCCGGGAGGTCACCCGTGGGGAGATCGAGGAGGCGGCTCGGGCCGCCCATGCCGACCGGTTCGTCCGGACGTTGCCCGACGGGTACGACACCGTCATCGACGACGAGGGGTCGGGGGTGAGTGCGGGTGAGAAGCAGCTGATCACCATCGCTCGGGCGTTCCTGTCCGATCCGGTGATCCTTGTGCTGGACGAGGCGACGAGTTCGGTGGACACCCGTACCGAGGTGCTCATCCAGAAGGCGATGGCGAAGCTCGCGCACGGGCGGACGTCGTTCGTCATCGCGCATCGTCTGTCGACGATCCGCGATGCCGACACCATTCTCGTGATGGAGAACGGGTCGATCGTGGAACAGGGCGCCCACACGGACCTGCTGGCCGCGAACGGCGCGTACGCCCGCCTGTACAAGGCCCAGTTCGCGGAGGCTGTGGTGGAGGTGGACTGA